From a single Mobula birostris isolate sMobBir1 chromosome 13, sMobBir1.hap1, whole genome shotgun sequence genomic region:
- the LOC140208476 gene encoding uncharacterized protein has product MAHQRLHTGERPFICSDCGKEFTCSSKLKVHQRVHTGEWPFTCSDCGKGFTESFPLRRHQSVHTGERPFTCSDCGKGFTESFHLRRHQSVHTGERPFTSSDCGKGFTRSFHLRRHQSVQTGKRPFTCSDCGKGFTVSAHLLIHQSVHTAVRDFTCSVCDKTFTQSSNLQRHQQVHTGEKPFTCSDCGKGFTRSSHLQSHQRVHTGEWPFTCSDCGKGFTQASHLRRHQSVHTGERPFTCSVCGKTFTQSSNLQTHQRIHTGEKPFTCSDCGKGFTQLASLQGHQSVHTGKRPFTCSDCGKGFTTSSHLLSHQSVHTGEKPFTCPDCGKRFSQSSHLHTHQRVHTGEKLFTCSHCGKGFTRSSTLQSHQRVHTVE; this is encoded by the coding sequence atggctcaccagcgacttcacaccggggagcggccattcatttgctcagactgtgggaaggaattcacttgctcatctaagctaaaggtacatcagcgagttcacactggggagtggccgttcacctgctcagactgtgggaaaggattcactgagTCATTTCCCCTCAGAaggcaccagtcagttcacaccggggagcggccatttacctgctcagactgtgggaagggattcactgagtcatttCACCTCAGAaggcaccagtcagttcacactggggagaggccattcaccagctcggactgtgggaagggattcactcggtcatttcACCTCAGAAGACACCAATCAGTTCAAACTgggaagaggccattcacctgctcagactgtgggaagggattcaccgtATCAGCTCACCTACTGattcaccagtcagttcacactgcagtgagggatttcacctgctcagtctgtgataagacattcactcagtcatccaacctgcagagacaccagcaagttcacactggggagaagccgttcacctgctcagactgtggaaagggattcactcggtcatcccacctacagagtcaccagcgagttcacactggggagtggccgttcacctgctcagactgtgggaagggattcactcaggcatctcacctacggagacaccagtcggttcacactggggagaggccgttcacctgctcagtctgtgggaagacattcactcagtcatccaacctacagacacaccagcgaattcacactggggagaagcctttcacctgctcagactgtgggaagggattcacacagttagctagcctacaaggacaccagtcagttcacactgggaagaggccgttcacctgctcagactgtgggaagggattcaccacATCGTCTCACCTTCTGagtcaccagtcagttcacactggggagaagccattcacctgcccagactgtgggaagagattctctcagtcatctcacctacatacacaccagcgagttcacactggggagaagctgttcacctgctcacactgtggaaagggattcactcgatcatccaccctacagagtcaccagcgagttcacactgtggAGTGA